In Neorhizobium sp. NCHU2750, a single genomic region encodes these proteins:
- a CDS encoding cysteine rich repeat-containing protein gives MFKYLAVAFLASASVASAQQLSMSDKLALRDNCKQDFQELCPGIAPGDGKLMACINQKKDKLSSACSSTIAGIMAKRKS, from the coding sequence ATGTTCAAATATCTCGCTGTTGCCTTTCTTGCGTCTGCAAGCGTTGCTTCCGCCCAACAGCTGTCGATGTCGGACAAGCTCGCCTTGCGGGACAATTGCAAACAGGACTTCCAGGAGCTTTGCCCGGGGATCGCGCCCGGCGACGGCAAGCTGATGGCCTGCATCAACCAGAAGAAGGACAAGCTGTCATCCGCATGCTCGTCCACCATTGCCGGCATCATGGCCAAGCGGAAGAGCTGA